One region of Quercus lobata isolate SW786 chromosome 2, ValleyOak3.0 Primary Assembly, whole genome shotgun sequence genomic DNA includes:
- the LOC115978198 gene encoding histidine biosynthesis bifunctional protein hisIE, chloroplastic-like — MQGLANRDAVTTAISSRKATFYSRSRSMLWTKGETSNNFINIHDIFFDCDRDYIIYLGKPDGPTCHTESETCYYTSVFDLKEHQLVEGNKLALSTLYSLGSTISQRKAELAAEQNGKPSWTKRLLLDNKLLCSKIREEADELCRTLENEDKSRTASEMADVLYHAMVLLANKDVKIQNVMQVLRQRFSQSGVETKRGRISKARYGLHRLLSLYIFSFILQLPLPS, encoded by the exons ATGCAAGGCCTTGCAAATCGAGATGCAGTCACTACAGCCATTTCCTCTCGGAAGGCAACATTCTATAGCAGATCACGGTCGATGTTGTGGACGAAGGGAGAGACCTCAAAC AATTTCATCAATATTCACgatattttttttgattgtGATCGTGACTAT ATAATCTACCTAGGGAAGCCTGATGGGCCTACCTGCCACACAGAGTCAGAAACTTGTTATTATACATCAGTTTTTGATTTAAAAGAACACCAACTG GTTGAAGGAAATAAATTGGCATTAAGCACGTTGTACTCATTAGGGTCAACAATCTCCCAACGCAAAGCAGAATTAGCAGCAGAACAAAATGGAAAACCCTCGTGGACAAAGCGATTGTTACTTGATAATAAACTTCTGTGCTCAAAAATCAG GGAGGAAGCTGATGAGTTGTGTCGAACATTGGAGAATGAAGATAAGTCACGTACTGCCTCAGAGATGGCAGATGTCCTCTATCATGCCATGGTTCTTTTGGCAAATAAAGATGTGAAAATACAAAATGTTATGCAAGTTCTTCGGCAGAGATTTTCTCAGTCAGGTGTCGAGACAAAGAGAGGTCGAATATCTAAGGCTAGGTATGGGCTGCATAGGCTGCTCAGCCTGTACATATTTAGCTTCATATTGCAGCTTCCATTACCATCGTAA